The following are encoded together in the Candidatus Binatia bacterium genome:
- a CDS encoding SpoIVB peptidase S55 domain-containing protein: protein MTIRRALGRVLPALLLASGIAGVLAGGTLPGAAWAAPPPLIPPSARLPVSEIREGMVGTGYSVFSGTQIDTFSVTIVGVLKSYRPGFDLIMAKASGPVVDRTGVIAGMSGSPVYVGGKLIGAVSYTWAFLKEPMAGITPIDQMLSLLPAPGARPSNPEDAFGSLGAPKEPSGDVGGARPIATPLALAGFTSEAIRYLQPWLSERGFVASPGGANAPGGSCDSLRPGSAVGVQLVRGDWSAAAIGTVTYRDGDRVLAFGHPFLAMGWMELPMTAARIHTIMSSQEISNKIGSPTVTCGTIFADRSTGIAGTLGPSPSMIPVSVAITGTGGRSRSYRMEVARSRYLTPALVSATVVNSISEALYDAGVATLRYDFALYMNGGARTIHKEDTFISTAPVSGVGETVGQSLTLLLGDRFRPSRLDSARVSVRVEEGIDEAALLGIRVAPAAVIAGDSLDVDLTLRRSNRLVETRRVRVRVPPSTPAGDLTVRVCDATETEKWEMQRAPERYQPETFDQLADLIESDRPSDRIYVQLYRAAGGAVVGGREMSQAPGSVLNVLGSSPKSGESAATKGATVSEAAIPLGHVVRGCESATVTVIPGNR, encoded by the coding sequence ATGACCATTCGTCGCGCGCTCGGGCGCGTCCTACCGGCTCTCCTCCTCGCCTCCGGAATCGCTGGGGTCCTCGCGGGGGGAACGCTGCCCGGCGCCGCCTGGGCGGCCCCGCCGCCGCTCATCCCGCCCTCGGCCAGGCTCCCCGTCTCCGAGATCCGCGAGGGGATGGTCGGCACCGGCTACAGCGTCTTCTCCGGCACCCAGATCGACACCTTCTCGGTCACCATCGTGGGGGTGCTGAAGAGCTATCGCCCCGGCTTCGACCTCATCATGGCGAAAGCGTCGGGCCCGGTCGTGGACCGGACCGGCGTCATCGCGGGGATGAGCGGAAGCCCGGTCTACGTCGGGGGAAAGCTGATCGGCGCGGTCTCCTACACCTGGGCCTTCCTGAAGGAGCCGATGGCGGGGATCACGCCGATCGACCAGATGCTGAGCCTCCTCCCGGCCCCCGGCGCCCGGCCGTCGAACCCCGAGGACGCCTTCGGATCCCTCGGGGCGCCCAAGGAGCCGTCGGGCGACGTCGGCGGCGCGAGGCCGATCGCCACGCCGCTCGCGCTCGCCGGCTTCACCAGCGAAGCGATCCGCTACCTCCAGCCCTGGCTCTCCGAGCGCGGCTTCGTCGCAAGCCCCGGCGGGGCCAACGCCCCCGGGGGCTCCTGCGACTCGCTCCGCCCCGGCTCGGCCGTGGGGGTTCAGCTGGTGCGGGGCGACTGGTCGGCGGCGGCGATCGGCACCGTCACCTACCGCGACGGCGACCGCGTGCTCGCCTTCGGGCATCCCTTCCTCGCGATGGGCTGGATGGAGCTGCCGATGACGGCGGCCAGGATCCACACGATCATGTCCAGCCAGGAGATCTCGAACAAGATCGGCTCGCCCACGGTGACCTGCGGCACCATCTTCGCCGACCGGAGCACGGGGATCGCGGGGACCCTGGGCCCGTCGCCGTCGATGATTCCGGTCTCCGTCGCGATCACCGGGACCGGCGGGCGTTCCCGCTCCTACCGCATGGAGGTGGCGCGGAGCCGCTATCTCACGCCCGCGCTCGTAAGCGCGACCGTCGTGAACTCGATCTCCGAAGCGCTCTACGACGCCGGCGTGGCCACGCTGCGGTACGACTTCGCGCTCTACATGAACGGCGGCGCGCGCACGATCCACAAGGAAGACACCTTCATCAGCACGGCACCCGTCTCGGGGGTGGGAGAGACCGTGGGGCAGTCGCTCACGCTTCTCCTCGGAGACCGGTTCCGCCCCTCGCGGCTCGACTCGGCGCGCGTCAGCGTGCGCGTGGAGGAGGGGATCGACGAGGCTGCGCTGCTCGGGATCCGCGTCGCGCCCGCCGCCGTCATCGCGGGCGATTCGCTCGACGTGGACCTCACGCTCCGCCGCTCGAACCGCCTGGTCGAGACCCGCCGCGTGCGGGTCCGCGTCCCGCCCTCGACGCCGGCGGGCGATCTCACGGTGCGCGTCTGCGACGCGACCGAGACCGAGAAGTGGGAGATGCAGCGGGCGCCGGAGCGATATCAGCCCGAGACGTTCGACCAGCTCGCCGATCTGATCGAATCGGACCGTCCGTCCGACCGGATCTACGTGCAGCTCTATCGCGCCGCGGGCGGCGCCGTCGTGGGCGGCCGTGAGATGTCCCAGGCGCCCGGCTCCGTGCTCAACGTGCTCGGCTCATCGCCCAAGTCGGGCGAGTCGGCCGCCACCAAGGGCGCGACCGTGTCCGAGGCCGCGATCCCGCTGGGGCACGTCGTGCGCGGATGCGAGAGCGCCACCGTCACCGTCATTCCCGGAAACCGATGA
- the mutS gene encoding DNA mismatch repair protein MutS, giving the protein METTPVRTEANGAAESVAARGETTPMLEQYRRLKAEHPGSILLFRMGDFYETFGEDALVASRVLGIALTSRDKKRDPLPLAGVPHHSVEGYLKKLVEHGYSVAIAEQMESAEEAKGLVDRQVVEVLTPGTVTRLGLLEATESHYIVALAPGEARIGVAVAEVSTGEFRAGTVDAEGLAALPLAFPAREVLLPLSGRGGRDPACGDGEGSPYGKVPITRREPARFDPEAGRQALLRHFSVARLDAFGLDAGREGLGAAGALLDYLRSLAKSDLPQIREIRPLREGEPLVVDEVTLRNLEVFESPAGKEHALLHLLDRTETSMGARALRALLRKPARERAVVTSRLDRTACFAESAPLRAELAERLHRFPDLERTLGLLGSGRAAPRDLGAVRDALRRLPAVRLTLEARTGAAIGAWREALPDLSGLAALLEEALMEELPLTATQGGIIRPGFDPDLDAMRSDAGDGREQVLALEARERARSGISNLKVGYNRVFGYYIEITRSQLARAPEDYIRKQTLAGAERYVTPELKRMEERIEAANVESRRSEAAHFHRLRERCLESIGALHDAARVVAELDLYRALGETAARERWTRPVLTESRKLVLKQSRHPMVERALDGGAFVPNDCALDGEREQIWLITGPNMGGKSTFLRQVGLAVYLAQVGSYVPAASAEIGLADRIFTRVGASDQIARGASTFFVEMEETAAILRQATDQSLVLLDEVGRGTSTYDGLSLAWAVTEALHEGPRARPRTLFATHYHELTDLEATLPRLKNRNVRVSETGGRIVFLHVIAPGRADRSYGIHVAQLAGVPGEVLARAEEILARLEREHAAGQNGARGDAGGGPGRGVGADERAALLVELADAPVERLTPLDALQRLASLRDRARGSGGTR; this is encoded by the coding sequence GTGGAGACCACCCCGGTCCGCACGGAAGCGAACGGCGCGGCGGAGAGCGTCGCCGCCCGCGGGGAGACGACCCCGATGCTCGAGCAGTACCGGAGGCTCAAGGCGGAGCATCCGGGGAGCATCCTCCTCTTCCGCATGGGCGACTTCTACGAGACCTTCGGCGAGGACGCGCTCGTCGCCTCGCGCGTGCTCGGCATCGCGCTGACTTCCCGCGACAAGAAGCGCGACCCGCTTCCGCTCGCGGGCGTGCCGCACCATTCGGTCGAGGGGTACCTCAAGAAGCTGGTCGAGCACGGCTACTCGGTCGCGATCGCCGAGCAGATGGAGAGCGCCGAGGAGGCGAAGGGGCTGGTCGACCGCCAGGTGGTGGAGGTGCTCACGCCGGGCACGGTCACGCGGCTCGGGCTTCTGGAGGCGACCGAGAGCCACTACATCGTGGCGCTCGCCCCCGGCGAGGCGCGCATCGGGGTCGCCGTGGCCGAGGTCTCGACGGGGGAATTTCGCGCGGGGACGGTGGACGCCGAGGGACTCGCCGCGCTCCCGCTCGCGTTTCCCGCGCGCGAGGTGCTGCTGCCGCTATCCGGTCGCGGCGGGCGCGACCCGGCGTGCGGCGACGGCGAGGGCTCGCCCTACGGCAAGGTGCCGATCACGCGCCGCGAGCCGGCGCGGTTCGATCCCGAGGCGGGACGCCAGGCGCTGCTCCGGCACTTCTCGGTGGCCCGCCTCGACGCGTTCGGGCTGGACGCGGGACGCGAGGGGCTGGGCGCGGCCGGCGCGCTGCTCGACTACCTGCGCTCGCTCGCGAAATCGGACCTGCCGCAGATCCGGGAGATCCGCCCGCTCCGCGAGGGAGAGCCGCTCGTCGTCGACGAGGTGACGCTTCGGAATCTCGAGGTCTTCGAGTCGCCGGCGGGGAAGGAGCACGCGCTGCTCCACCTGCTCGACCGCACCGAGACCTCGATGGGAGCGCGGGCGCTCCGGGCGCTCCTCAGGAAGCCGGCGCGCGAGCGCGCGGTGGTCACGTCGCGCCTCGACCGCACGGCCTGCTTCGCCGAGTCGGCGCCGCTCCGGGCCGAGCTGGCCGAGCGGCTCCACCGCTTCCCCGATCTCGAGCGCACGCTCGGACTCCTGGGCTCCGGACGCGCGGCGCCCCGCGACCTGGGCGCCGTGCGCGACGCGCTCCGGCGCCTGCCCGCCGTGCGCCTTACGCTGGAGGCGCGGACGGGGGCGGCGATCGGCGCCTGGCGCGAGGCGCTTCCCGACCTCTCGGGGCTCGCGGCGCTGCTCGAGGAAGCGCTGATGGAGGAGCTCCCGCTCACCGCGACCCAGGGGGGGATCATCCGTCCGGGGTTCGATCCCGACCTGGACGCCATGCGGAGCGACGCGGGCGACGGCCGCGAGCAGGTGCTCGCGCTCGAGGCGCGGGAGCGCGCGCGGTCGGGGATCTCCAATCTCAAGGTGGGCTACAACCGTGTCTTCGGCTACTACATCGAGATCACCCGCTCGCAGCTCGCCCGCGCGCCCGAGGACTACATTCGAAAGCAGACGCTGGCCGGCGCCGAGCGCTACGTCACGCCCGAGCTGAAGCGGATGGAGGAGCGGATCGAGGCGGCCAACGTGGAGAGCCGCCGCTCCGAGGCGGCGCACTTCCACCGCCTGCGCGAGCGGTGCCTGGAGTCGATCGGCGCCCTGCACGACGCCGCGCGCGTGGTGGCCGAGCTCGACCTGTACCGCGCGCTCGGCGAGACCGCCGCACGCGAGCGCTGGACGCGCCCGGTCCTGACCGAGAGCCGGAAGCTCGTGCTGAAGCAGTCGCGGCATCCGATGGTGGAGCGCGCGCTGGACGGCGGCGCCTTCGTTCCGAACGACTGCGCGCTCGACGGGGAGCGGGAGCAGATCTGGCTGATCACCGGCCCCAACATGGGGGGCAAGTCCACCTTCCTGCGCCAGGTGGGGCTCGCGGTCTATCTCGCGCAGGTCGGCTCCTACGTCCCGGCGGCGTCGGCCGAGATCGGGCTCGCCGACCGGATCTTCACGCGCGTCGGCGCCTCGGACCAGATCGCGCGCGGCGCCTCGACCTTCTTCGTCGAGATGGAGGAGACCGCGGCCATCCTGCGCCAGGCCACCGACCAGAGCCTGGTGCTCCTGGACGAGGTGGGGCGGGGGACCAGCACCTACGACGGGCTCTCCCTCGCGTGGGCGGTGACCGAGGCCCTGCACGAGGGCCCGCGCGCGCGCCCGCGAACCCTCTTCGCCACCCACTACCACGAGCTGACCGATCTCGAGGCGACTCTGCCGCGCCTCAAGAACCGGAACGTGCGGGTCTCGGAGACCGGGGGGAGGATCGTTTTCCTGCACGTGATCGCGCCGGGGCGCGCCGACCGCTCCTACGGGATCCACGTCGCCCAGCTCGCCGGCGTGCCGGGGGAGGTGCTCGCCCGCGCCGAGGAGATCCTGGCGCGCCTGGAGCGGGAGCACGCCGCCGGCCAGAACGGCGCGCGGGGGGACGCGGGGGGCGGCCCGGGGCGGGGCGTGGGGGCGGACGAGCGGGCGGCGCTCCTCGTCGAGCTGGCCGACGCCCCGGTGGAGCGGCTCACGCCGCTGGATGCGCTCCAGCGCCTGGCCTCGCTGCGTGACCGGGCGCGGGGATCGGGCGGGACTCGTTGA